The Hahella sp. HNIBRBA332 genome window below encodes:
- a CDS encoding DUF2867 domain-containing protein, which yields MSGFKLFRVSAVSIPIDDYLGKRAAHPYFRDALAAPVANKSLTPGQLQNAIFTVMPLWVQALMALRNRIVGVLGFDVGRTFTDDRSDATPRDLQVGDAVAFMHVIHADAHEVVSFAEDKHMQFYLSVSKQEKQVVVSTMVNLKTLTGRLYMAMIKPFHWLIARVVINNAVKDGRI from the coding sequence ATGTCAGGTTTTAAGCTTTTTCGCGTTTCCGCTGTATCGATTCCCATCGATGACTATCTCGGCAAGCGCGCCGCTCACCCCTACTTTCGCGACGCGCTTGCTGCGCCTGTCGCGAACAAGTCGTTAACGCCCGGACAATTGCAGAACGCTATTTTCACGGTCATGCCTTTATGGGTGCAGGCGTTGATGGCGCTGCGCAATAGAATTGTCGGCGTCTTGGGGTTTGACGTTGGGCGGACATTTACGGATGATCGCAGCGACGCCACTCCCCGCGACCTCCAGGTCGGAGACGCCGTGGCGTTTATGCATGTCATTCACGCTGACGCTCACGAAGTCGTGAGTTTTGCGGAAGATAAACATATGCAGTTTTACCTGTCCGTATCCAAACAGGAGAAACAGGTGGTGGTTTCCACGATGGTGAACTTGAAGACGCTCACGGGCCGCCTGTATATGGCGATGATCAAGCCCTTTCACTGGCTGATCGCCCGGGTAGTCATTAATAACGCTGTAAAAGACGGACGCATCTAG
- a CDS encoding TetR/AcrR family transcriptional regulator, with amino-acid sequence MVKKKVSPPLPAKSKQLSKTDWLEFALKQLVNKGPDSLKIMPLCEALKVTKGSFYHHFESRQDFNDALMSHWYERMTVEFIKQADAAGAPLERLKKLDQVIAAHNIEAEMHIRAWALKDVQIAAHLEKIDNQRQQYLKQCYLDLGAEDSLAGELAQIAYGLFLGLQQIHPKPGTETALRLAAMVSGKFVSTIGSQES; translated from the coding sequence ATGGTCAAAAAGAAAGTCAGCCCCCCGCTTCCCGCAAAATCCAAACAGTTGTCGAAAACGGATTGGCTGGAGTTTGCGCTTAAACAGTTGGTGAACAAAGGCCCGGACAGCCTGAAGATCATGCCGTTGTGTGAAGCCTTGAAGGTCACCAAGGGCTCTTTCTATCACCACTTCGAGAGTCGCCAGGACTTCAACGACGCCTTGATGAGTCACTGGTACGAGCGCATGACCGTGGAGTTCATCAAACAGGCGGACGCCGCCGGCGCGCCCTTGGAGCGCCTGAAGAAGCTCGATCAGGTTATCGCCGCACACAATATCGAAGCGGAAATGCATATTCGCGCCTGGGCGTTGAAAGACGTCCAGATCGCCGCGCATTTGGAGAAAATCGACAACCAGCGACAACAGTATCTAAAACAGTGCTATCTGGATTTGGGCGCCGAAGACAGCCTCGCCGGGGAACTCGCTCAAATCGCCTACGGCCTGTTCCTCGGCCTGCAACAAATTCATCCAAAACCCGGGACTGAAACCGCATTACGCCTGGCGGCGATGGTGAGCGGGAAGTTTGTCTCCACAATCGGATCGCAGGAAAGCTAA
- a CDS encoding helix-turn-helix domain-containing protein: MALIDGEAKFDADQLHNAVIGVAAEVGSHDSGMHRHKKAQLLYAPKGCMNITLDNMHCVLPPTRAAWIPANTPHCVRMTNVVAYRSLYFDLSRNGPLPGRISIFCVSGLMRELIERMAFWSWDMPEEPQRNTRALFCEELAQAKTEALQLPLPRDKRLSGWLTSLNHPDALPDPLNQLANRVGASSKTITRLFNKETGMSYQSWRQQWRLLKSIEKLSEGLSVNDVAYALEFSSDSAFISFFRQHTGQTPYQYVRRG, encoded by the coding sequence ATGGCGCTAATAGACGGGGAAGCCAAGTTCGACGCGGATCAGCTGCATAATGCTGTCATCGGTGTGGCGGCGGAGGTGGGCAGTCATGATTCGGGCATGCATCGCCATAAAAAAGCGCAGTTGCTGTATGCGCCTAAAGGCTGCATGAACATTACTCTGGATAATATGCACTGCGTGTTGCCGCCGACCCGCGCCGCGTGGATTCCCGCCAACACCCCCCATTGCGTCAGAATGACCAACGTGGTTGCTTATCGCTCGCTGTATTTCGATTTATCCCGCAACGGCCCCTTGCCCGGCCGTATCAGCATATTCTGCGTCAGCGGACTTATGCGTGAGCTGATTGAGCGCATGGCGTTCTGGTCATGGGATATGCCGGAAGAACCGCAGCGCAATACGCGCGCGTTATTCTGTGAGGAACTCGCCCAGGCGAAAACGGAAGCGCTGCAACTGCCATTGCCGCGGGATAAACGGTTGTCCGGCTGGCTGACGAGTTTGAATCATCCGGATGCATTGCCTGATCCTTTGAATCAGCTAGCGAATCGTGTCGGCGCCAGCAGCAAAACCATCACTCGTCTCTTCAACAAGGAGACGGGCATGTCCTATCAGTCCTGGCGTCAGCAGTGGCGCTTGCTAAAATCTATCGAAAAACTGTCGGAAGGCCTGAGCGTCAACGACGTCGCCTACGCCCTGGAATTCTCCAGCGACAGCGCCTTCATCAGCTTCTTCCGCCAACACACCGGCCAGACGCCTTATCAGTATGTACGGCGGGGATAA
- a CDS encoding multidrug effflux MFS transporter: protein MASHKPATGLLFTLLMFPQIAETIYSPALTDIAHHFATPEQAAAQTLSIYFIAFALGVGFWGGMADRIGRRSAMLWGLGLYSLSAAAALIVDQFETLLLVRALSAFGAAVGSVVTQTMLRDIYSGSDLAKIFAVMGLGMAISPVLGFFAGGLLTALGGYLGVFIGLLVMSTALLGLCAKQLPETRPPKLNAVAFKTLASQLARDGCVLRHMALVALFNLMLFSYYSLAPFLFESLGYSSVEFGYSGVILAMGSLTGSLLNQAGLKRGIPPSHMIRAGIGMATLGGLGVLLTQKTLWFLAPMSLALMSYSIAIPNILSLALVRYRANAGAAGALFGLVYYLLLGIGLVASGWLQNLGAILLSAASGCLLLYARTPTGKHERVENSA from the coding sequence ATGGCATCGCATAAACCGGCGACAGGACTGCTGTTCACCTTGTTGATGTTCCCACAGATTGCGGAAACCATTTATAGCCCGGCGCTGACGGATATCGCTCACCACTTCGCCACGCCCGAACAAGCCGCGGCGCAGACGCTTTCCATTTACTTTATCGCCTTCGCCCTGGGGGTAGGATTCTGGGGCGGCATGGCTGATCGTATCGGTCGACGCTCCGCCATGCTATGGGGGCTGGGTCTGTACAGCCTCAGCGCCGCAGCGGCGTTGATCGTGGATCAGTTCGAAACGCTGTTGCTGGTGCGCGCCTTGAGCGCCTTTGGCGCGGCGGTCGGATCGGTGGTGACGCAAACCATGCTGCGCGATATTTATAGCGGCAGCGACTTGGCGAAGATATTCGCCGTCATGGGACTGGGTATGGCGATCAGCCCTGTGCTGGGCTTTTTCGCCGGTGGACTGTTAACCGCATTGGGCGGCTACCTCGGCGTGTTTATCGGCTTGCTCGTCATGTCGACAGCGCTGCTCGGACTGTGCGCCAAACAGTTGCCGGAAACCCGTCCGCCTAAGTTGAACGCGGTTGCATTCAAAACCCTGGCGTCGCAATTAGCGCGGGATGGGTGCGTCTTGCGGCATATGGCGCTGGTCGCCCTGTTCAACCTCATGCTGTTTTCGTATTACTCCCTGGCCCCGTTTCTATTCGAATCATTGGGATATAGCTCTGTCGAATTCGGCTACAGCGGCGTCATTCTGGCCATGGGTTCGCTGACGGGCAGTCTGCTGAATCAGGCGGGATTAAAGCGCGGGATACCCCCATCGCACATGATCCGCGCCGGTATAGGCATGGCGACGCTGGGAGGCCTGGGCGTCCTGCTCACTCAAAAGACCCTCTGGTTCCTGGCGCCGATGTCGCTAGCGCTGATGAGTTACAGCATCGCCATTCCCAATATTCTCAGTCTGGCGTTGGTGCGGTATCGAGCGAACGCCGGGGCCGCGGGAGCGCTATTTGGATTGGTCTACTATCTGTTACTGGGTATCGGATTAGTCGCTTCTGGATGGCTGCAGAATCTTGGAGCCATACTCCTGAGCGCCGCCTCAGGCTGTCTGCTTTTATACGCAAGGACACCGACAGGCAAGCATGAAAGGGTCGAAAACAGCGCCTAG